A DNA window from Vicinamibacterales bacterium contains the following coding sequences:
- a CDS encoding thiamine pyrophosphate-requiring protein has translation MATTVSDFLLQRLADWGVERIYGYPGDGINGLMGALDRAGDRIRFVQSRHEELSAFMACAHAKFTGEVGVCLATSGPGAIHLLNGLYDAKLDHQPVLAIVGQQSRAALGGSYQQEVDLPVLFKDVAHEFVHMATTPEQIRHLVDRAMRIAAAERTVTCVVIPNDLQDLDAVPTPPRAHGTVHSGIGHARPQVRPRSTDLQRAAEVLNAGTRVAMLVGAGALHAADEVIAVAEQLGAGVAKALLGKAALPDDLPFVTGAIGLLGTRPSWNLMTECDTLLMVGSSFPYSEFLPAEGQARGVQIDIDPRMLSIRYPMEVALVGDSGETLRALLPLLERKTDRAWREGIERDVRDWWDVLEARAMNDATPINPQRVFWELSPKLPDDCVLCADSGSSANWFARDLRIRRGMMASLSGTLATMGPAVPYAIAAKFCHPDRPVIALAGDGAMQMNGINGLITVSKYWREWSNPTLVVLVLNNGDLNQVTWEQRALQGDPMFEASQRLPDFGYARYAELLGLEGVRIDHPDQIGPAWDRVLKAGRPAVLEAVTDPDVPPLPPHISWDQAKSFASSVLHGDAEALGFLRQTAKDAVESVLPRRR, from the coding sequence ATGGCGACCACGGTTTCCGACTTCCTTCTCCAGCGCCTGGCCGACTGGGGCGTCGAGCGCATCTACGGCTACCCGGGCGACGGCATCAACGGGCTGATGGGCGCCCTCGACCGCGCGGGCGACCGGATCCGCTTCGTCCAGTCCCGGCACGAAGAGCTCTCGGCGTTCATGGCGTGCGCGCATGCCAAGTTCACGGGCGAGGTGGGCGTGTGCCTGGCCACCTCGGGCCCGGGCGCCATCCACCTGCTGAACGGCCTGTACGACGCCAAGCTCGACCACCAGCCGGTCCTGGCCATCGTCGGCCAGCAGAGCCGCGCCGCGCTCGGCGGCAGCTACCAGCAGGAGGTGGACCTGCCGGTGCTGTTCAAGGACGTCGCGCACGAGTTCGTGCACATGGCGACGACGCCCGAGCAGATCCGGCATCTCGTGGACCGGGCGATGCGCATCGCCGCGGCCGAGCGGACGGTGACGTGCGTGGTCATCCCGAACGACCTGCAGGATCTCGACGCCGTGCCCACGCCGCCGCGCGCCCACGGCACGGTCCACTCCGGCATCGGCCATGCGCGCCCGCAGGTCCGGCCGAGATCCACGGACCTGCAGCGCGCGGCCGAGGTGCTGAACGCGGGCACGCGTGTCGCGATGCTGGTGGGCGCCGGAGCCCTCCACGCCGCCGACGAGGTCATCGCGGTCGCCGAACAGCTGGGCGCCGGCGTGGCCAAGGCGCTGCTCGGCAAGGCCGCGCTGCCCGACGACCTTCCCTTCGTCACGGGCGCCATCGGGCTGCTCGGAACGCGGCCCAGCTGGAACCTGATGACCGAGTGCGACACGCTGCTCATGGTCGGGAGCAGCTTCCCCTACTCCGAGTTCCTGCCCGCCGAAGGACAGGCGCGCGGCGTGCAGATCGACATCGACCCCCGGATGCTGAGCATCCGCTATCCCATGGAGGTGGCCCTCGTCGGCGACAGCGGCGAGACGCTCCGCGCGCTGCTGCCGCTGCTGGAGCGGAAGACCGACCGGGCGTGGCGCGAGGGCATCGAGCGCGACGTGCGGGACTGGTGGGACGTGCTGGAGGCGCGCGCCATGAACGACGCCACGCCGATCAATCCCCAGCGCGTGTTCTGGGAGCTCTCGCCGAAGCTGCCGGACGACTGCGTGCTGTGCGCGGACTCGGGCTCCTCGGCCAACTGGTTCGCCCGCGACCTGCGGATCCGCCGGGGCATGATGGCGTCGCTCTCGGGCACGCTCGCCACCATGGGGCCCGCGGTCCCGTACGCGATCGCGGCCAAGTTCTGCCATCCGGACCGCCCCGTGATCGCGCTGGCCGGCGACGGCGCGATGCAGATGAACGGCATCAACGGGCTCATCACCGTGTCGAAGTACTGGCGGGAGTGGAGCAATCCGACGCTGGTCGTGCTCGTCCTGAACAACGGGGACCTGAACCAGGTCACGTGGGAACAGCGCGCACTCCAGGGCGACCCGATGTTCGAGGCCTCGCAGCGCCTGCCCGACTTCGGGTACGCGCGCTACGCCGAGCTCCTCGGCCTGGAGGGCGTGCGCATCGACCACCCCGATCAGATCGGTCCCGCCTGGGACCGGGTGCTGAAGGCCGGCCGGCCCGCGGTGCTGGAGGCGGTGACGGATCCAGACGTGCCGCCGCTGCCACCCCACATCTCCTGGGACCAGGCGAAGTCCTTCGCGTCGTCGGTCCTGCACGGCGACGCGGAAGCCCTGGGGTTCCTGCGCCAGACGGCCAAGGACGCCGTCGAGAGCGTGCTCCCGCGGCGCCGATGA
- a CDS encoding FAD-binding and (Fe-S)-binding domain-containing protein, with protein MTGAGAADVAGLARALDGALDGEAHFDDGWRALYATDASNYRHVPLGVVRPRGDHDVATTLAAARRHRVPVFARGGGTSLAGQTCNEGLVLDFSRHMHRIESLDPEARVAVVQPGTVLDDLRRRAAPHGLTFGPDPATHGWCTLGGMIGNNSCGVRSVLANQYGPGPTTAHSVEWLDIITVDGARMRVGPTSDDELAGIIAGGGRRGEIYGRLRDFQRTYADLIRREFPDIPRRVSGYNLPALLPEHGFHVARALVGSESTLALVLRAQVTLVPSRPARALVVAGFPDVIAAADRVPALIALKPVGLEGLDSGLIADLRQSGLASGHWHLLPDGGAFLFVEFGDDSDAAAREQADACAALLRESGPLTAARVVTDPRDQAALWEIRESGLAATARVSDEHRTWPGWEDSAVPPERLGEYLRDLRRLLDAHGYRADLYGHFGQGCVHCRIDFDLETPPGIARFRSFVEAAADLVRRYGGSLSGEHGDGQARSELLPRMFSPEMLGAFHAFKDIWDPAHLMNPRRIVDARPLDADLRGTQANAPAPATWFAFPEDRGSFARATGRCVGVGKCRKTDAGTMCPSYMVTGEERHSTRGRARLLFEMLEGRPMQGGWQAEGVRDALDLCLACKGCKGECPVHVDMATYKAEFLSHYYEHHLRPRSAHAFGRIGTWARLVARLGLQRFVNTAAAFPPARALLRAASDMAPARTIPAFAPRTFRQWFAERRPPAGEARPPVLLWPDTFNDHFHPDVLEAATLVLEHMGFHVRIPPRPLCCGRPLYDYGLLEEARRHLRGIMDALADDVRAGTPLVGLEPGCVSVFRDELANLFPGVAAHERPEMLTFAEFLDRHGDRLASVRLDRRALVHGHCHHKALVGDDCDRRVLARAGVRAEFPDAGCCGMAGSFGFEAAHYETAMAVGERVLLPAVRSAAADTLVVADGFSCREQIAQATDRRALHLAQVVRMAIEDGPSGPVGERPERRYAVDHAHARLSAREVAAAGLVTVGLATAGVAAWRGATRRRGGAAAVGRHENTASGV; from the coding sequence ATGACGGGCGCGGGCGCGGCCGACGTCGCCGGCCTGGCGCGGGCGCTCGACGGCGCCCTCGACGGCGAGGCGCACTTCGACGACGGGTGGCGTGCGCTCTACGCCACCGATGCCTCGAACTACCGCCACGTTCCCCTCGGGGTCGTGCGGCCGCGCGGCGACCACGACGTGGCGACGACCCTGGCGGCGGCACGACGGCACCGGGTGCCGGTGTTCGCCCGAGGCGGCGGTACCAGCCTGGCGGGCCAGACGTGCAACGAGGGGCTCGTCCTCGACTTCTCGCGCCACATGCACCGGATCGAGTCGCTGGATCCCGAGGCCCGCGTCGCGGTGGTGCAGCCGGGCACCGTGCTCGACGATCTGCGCCGCCGCGCCGCCCCACACGGCCTGACCTTCGGCCCCGACCCCGCCACGCACGGGTGGTGCACCCTCGGCGGCATGATCGGCAACAACTCCTGCGGCGTGCGTTCCGTCCTGGCGAACCAGTACGGGCCGGGGCCCACCACCGCCCACAGCGTGGAGTGGCTCGACATCATCACCGTCGACGGCGCGCGGATGCGCGTGGGTCCCACGAGCGACGACGAGCTGGCCGGCATCATCGCCGGAGGCGGCCGCCGCGGGGAGATCTACGGGCGCCTGCGGGACTTCCAGCGCACCTACGCGGACCTGATCCGCCGGGAGTTCCCGGACATCCCCCGCCGCGTCTCCGGCTACAACCTCCCAGCCCTGCTGCCGGAGCACGGCTTCCACGTGGCGCGGGCGCTGGTGGGCAGCGAGTCGACGCTCGCGCTGGTCCTGCGGGCGCAGGTCACGCTGGTTCCGTCACGCCCCGCACGCGCGCTGGTCGTGGCCGGATTCCCCGACGTGATCGCGGCCGCCGATCGCGTGCCCGCCCTCATCGCGCTGAAGCCGGTGGGCCTCGAGGGCCTCGACAGCGGCCTCATCGCCGATCTTCGTCAGTCAGGGCTGGCCAGCGGCCACTGGCACCTGCTGCCGGACGGCGGCGCCTTCCTGTTCGTGGAGTTCGGCGACGACTCGGACGCGGCGGCCCGGGAGCAGGCGGACGCCTGCGCCGCCCTGTTGCGGGAGAGCGGCCCCCTGACGGCGGCGCGGGTCGTCACCGATCCCCGGGATCAGGCCGCGTTGTGGGAGATCCGCGAGTCGGGTCTGGCCGCGACGGCGCGCGTGTCCGACGAGCACCGAACGTGGCCAGGGTGGGAGGACTCCGCGGTGCCGCCGGAACGGCTCGGCGAATACCTGCGCGACCTCAGGCGGCTGCTCGACGCGCATGGCTATCGCGCCGATCTCTACGGGCACTTCGGACAGGGGTGCGTGCACTGCCGTATCGACTTCGATCTCGAGACGCCGCCGGGCATCGCGCGCTTCCGGAGCTTCGTCGAGGCCGCCGCCGACCTGGTGCGAAGATACGGCGGATCGCTCTCGGGCGAGCACGGCGACGGGCAGGCGCGGAGCGAGCTGCTGCCGCGGATGTTCAGCCCCGAGATGCTCGGCGCCTTCCACGCGTTCAAGGACATCTGGGACCCGGCGCACCTCATGAACCCGCGCCGGATCGTCGATGCCCGGCCGCTGGACGCGGATCTGCGCGGCACGCAGGCGAACGCGCCGGCGCCGGCCACGTGGTTCGCGTTCCCCGAGGACCGGGGCAGCTTCGCGCGGGCCACGGGACGCTGCGTCGGCGTCGGCAAGTGCCGCAAGACGGACGCCGGCACCATGTGTCCGAGCTACATGGTGACGGGCGAGGAGCGGCACTCCACCCGCGGGCGCGCGCGGCTGCTGTTCGAGATGCTCGAAGGCCGCCCGATGCAAGGTGGATGGCAGGCCGAGGGCGTCCGCGACGCGCTGGACCTGTGCCTCGCCTGCAAGGGCTGCAAGGGCGAGTGCCCGGTGCACGTCGACATGGCGACCTACAAGGCGGAGTTCCTGTCGCACTACTACGAGCATCACCTGCGGCCGCGCAGCGCGCACGCATTCGGACGCATCGGCACCTGGGCCCGCCTGGTGGCGCGGCTGGGCCTGCAGCGTTTCGTGAACACGGCCGCGGCGTTCCCACCGGCACGGGCGCTCCTGCGGGCCGCGTCGGACATGGCCCCGGCGCGCACCATTCCGGCCTTCGCGCCTCGCACGTTCAGGCAGTGGTTCGCGGAGCGGCGGCCCCCGGCGGGCGAGGCCCGGCCGCCGGTGCTGCTGTGGCCCGACACCTTCAACGATCACTTCCACCCCGACGTGCTCGAGGCCGCCACCCTCGTCCTGGAGCACATGGGCTTCCACGTCCGCATTCCGCCACGGCCGCTGTGCTGCGGCCGGCCGTTGTACGACTACGGCCTTCTCGAGGAGGCGCGCCGCCACCTGCGCGGGATCATGGATGCCCTCGCCGACGACGTGCGGGCCGGGACGCCGCTCGTCGGTCTCGAGCCGGGTTGCGTGAGCGTGTTCCGGGACGAGCTGGCGAACCTGTTCCCGGGCGTCGCCGCTCACGAACGCCCGGAGATGCTGACCTTCGCGGAGTTCCTCGATCGCCATGGCGATCGGCTGGCCTCCGTGCGGCTCGATCGACGGGCGCTCGTGCACGGACACTGCCATCACAAGGCGCTGGTGGGCGACGACTGCGATCGCCGCGTGCTGGCGCGGGCCGGCGTGCGTGCGGAGTTCCCCGACGCCGGCTGCTGCGGCATGGCCGGCAGCTTCGGATTCGAGGCCGCGCACTACGAGACGGCCATGGCCGTCGGCGAGCGCGTGCTGCTGCCGGCGGTCCGGTCGGCGGCCGCCGACACCCTGGTCGTCGCCGACGGCTTCAGCTGCCGGGAACAGATCGCGCAGGCCACCGACCGCCGCGCCCTGCACCTGGCGCAGGTCGTGCGGATGGCGATCGAGGACGGCCCCAGTGGTCCCGTCGGCGAGCGTCCCGAGCGCCGCTACGCCGTCGACCACGCCCACGCACGGCTGAGCGCGCGTGAGGTGGCCGCCGCCGGGCTCGTCACCGTGGGCCTGGCCACCGCCGGCGTCGCGGCGTGGAGAGGAGCAACGCGCCGCCGCGGCGGCGCCGCCGCGGTCGGGCGCCACGAGAACACTGCGTCAGGGGTCTAG
- a CDS encoding enolase C-terminal domain-like protein yields the protein MTRRRPSRPAGPHARSGPPARRDSRTAIDQVVASAYTVPTDAPESDGTIAWDSTTLVVAEATAGGQRGLGYAYGDAAASGLVNRVLAPLVVGTDAMDVAAAHASMTAALRNIGRPGVGSTALSAVDVALWDLKARRLGRSLASLLGAVRSGVPVYGSGGFTSYSVPRLQRQLAGWVDDGITMVKMKVGRDAAADRARVRAARRAIGGDAALFVDANGAHDVKIALAQAEAFAESDVRWFEEPVTSDDLDGLCLLRRRVPASMEVAAGEYGWDAWYFARMLRASAVDVLQADATRCGGVTGFLQAAAVCQAWGRPLSAHTAPHLHAHLCAAVPPARHVEYFHDHVRIERLAFDGVSAPLRGVLSPDSGRPGLGIELKRRDLERYRV from the coding sequence GTGACACGACGACGCCCCAGCCGGCCGGCGGGACCGCACGCGCGGTCCGGCCCGCCCGCCCGCCGCGACTCGCGGACGGCGATCGACCAGGTCGTCGCGTCCGCGTACACCGTGCCCACCGATGCGCCGGAATCGGATGGGACGATCGCATGGGACTCGACGACGCTGGTGGTGGCGGAGGCGACGGCCGGCGGACAGCGCGGCTTGGGCTACGCCTACGGCGACGCGGCCGCGTCTGGGCTCGTGAATCGCGTGCTGGCGCCGCTGGTGGTCGGGACCGATGCGATGGACGTGGCCGCCGCCCACGCCTCGATGACGGCGGCCCTCCGCAACATCGGCCGTCCCGGGGTGGGATCCACGGCGCTGTCGGCCGTCGACGTCGCGCTCTGGGACCTGAAGGCGCGGCGACTGGGTCGATCCCTCGCGTCGCTCCTGGGAGCCGTGCGCTCCGGAGTCCCCGTCTACGGCAGCGGGGGCTTCACCTCCTACAGCGTGCCGCGGCTCCAGCGCCAGCTCGCGGGATGGGTGGACGACGGCATCACGATGGTGAAGATGAAGGTCGGCCGCGACGCCGCGGCCGATCGCGCGCGGGTCCGCGCGGCCAGGCGCGCCATCGGCGGCGACGCCGCGCTCTTCGTGGACGCCAACGGCGCGCACGACGTGAAGATCGCCCTCGCGCAGGCCGAGGCGTTCGCGGAATCGGACGTGCGCTGGTTCGAAGAGCCCGTCACGTCCGACGATCTCGACGGCCTGTGCCTGCTCCGCCGGCGCGTGCCGGCCTCCATGGAGGTGGCCGCGGGGGAGTACGGCTGGGACGCCTGGTACTTCGCCCGCATGCTCCGGGCGTCCGCGGTCGACGTGCTGCAGGCGGACGCGACCCGCTGCGGCGGGGTGACGGGCTTCCTCCAGGCCGCGGCCGTGTGCCAGGCCTGGGGCCGGCCGCTGTCCGCGCACACCGCGCCTCACCTGCACGCGCACCTGTGCGCGGCGGTGCCGCCGGCGCGCCACGTCGAGTACTTCCACGACCACGTCCGGATCGAGCGGCTCGCGTTCGACGGCGTCTCCGCGCCATTGCGCGGCGTCCTCAGCCCGGATTCCGGGCGCCCCGGCCTTGGCATCGAGCTGAAGCGCCGGGATCTGGAGCGCTATCGGGTCTAG
- a CDS encoding DUF4142 domain-containing protein: MTLHRLSFGLALVGALTFAACSGAGHDAATSEPAGPLPGEATTVAPDPGFVNDVATAGATEIAASRMALDTTASADVKALAERVVRDHEQANERLRHELDDTPVAPEPSDVAVADATRPLDGLTGEAFDRAYVDMMVDDHVAAISLVESKVIGGGNAHVKDWASYTLPILRDHLRRAREVQDELSGG, encoded by the coding sequence ATGACACTGCATCGACTGTCGTTCGGCCTCGCGTTGGTCGGGGCCCTGACCTTCGCGGCCTGCTCTGGCGCCGGCCACGACGCGGCGACGAGCGAGCCGGCCGGCCCGCTGCCGGGCGAGGCCACCACGGTGGCGCCCGACCCCGGCTTCGTCAACGACGTGGCCACGGCGGGCGCGACGGAGATCGCCGCCAGCCGGATGGCGCTGGACACGACCGCGTCGGCCGACGTGAAAGCGCTCGCCGAGCGCGTCGTCCGCGACCACGAACAGGCGAACGAGCGACTGCGGCACGAGCTCGACGACACCCCCGTCGCGCCCGAACCGTCGGACGTCGCGGTGGCCGACGCCACGCGGCCGCTGGACGGCCTGACGGGCGAGGCGTTCGATCGGGCGTACGTCGACATGATGGTCGACGACCACGTCGCCGCCATCAGCCTGGTGGAGTCGAAGGTCATCGGCGGCGGCAACGCGCACGTCAAGGACTGGGCGTCCTACACGCTGCCGATCCTGCGCGATCACCTGCGACGCGCGCGCGAGGTCCAGGACGAGCTCAGCGGCGGGTAG
- a CDS encoding DUF475 domain-containing protein, with the protein MRQLLGFFKWSLLWTAAAVAGAAAYGGLRAVGTVVLLIALEASVSFDNALVNAGVLRTLGRAWQRAFLTIGILLAVAGMRVVFPIGLVAVATDRAFDDVFRQALYQHGRFAADVEAASPIIGGFGGAFLMMLALSFFCDPERREHWVRWIEAAMSRAGRVRAVPAVTALAALVAASRLLADDARESMLVAGLAGIATFLAIRGVRALGARAEPDDDAPRSGLAGLAAFAYLETLDASFSLDGVLGAFAISADLVLIAIGLGVGGLYVRSLTVYLVRHRAIRTLPYLTHGAQWAVLVLAVVLLAGTTVRIPEWVPGVVSVSIIGASLVSSLRTRRSGSTAQV; encoded by the coding sequence ATGCGACAGCTGCTGGGCTTCTTCAAATGGTCGCTGCTGTGGACGGCCGCGGCCGTCGCCGGGGCGGCGGCGTACGGCGGCCTCCGCGCCGTCGGGACGGTCGTGCTCCTCATCGCCCTCGAAGCGTCCGTGTCGTTCGACAACGCCCTCGTCAACGCCGGCGTCCTCCGGACGCTCGGCCGGGCCTGGCAGCGCGCGTTCCTCACGATCGGCATCCTGCTCGCCGTCGCCGGCATGCGCGTGGTCTTCCCGATCGGCCTCGTGGCCGTGGCCACCGATCGGGCGTTCGACGACGTGTTCCGCCAGGCGCTGTACCAGCACGGGCGGTTCGCCGCCGACGTGGAGGCGGCGAGCCCGATCATCGGCGGGTTCGGGGGCGCGTTCCTGATGATGCTGGCCCTGTCCTTCTTCTGCGATCCGGAGCGCCGGGAGCACTGGGTGCGCTGGATCGAAGCGGCGATGTCCAGGGCCGGCCGCGTGCGGGCCGTGCCCGCGGTCACGGCGCTCGCGGCGCTCGTCGCGGCCTCGCGCCTCCTGGCCGACGACGCGCGGGAGTCGATGCTCGTCGCTGGGCTGGCGGGCATCGCGACCTTCCTGGCGATCCGGGGCGTGCGCGCGCTCGGCGCCCGTGCCGAGCCGGACGACGACGCCCCTCGTTCCGGCCTGGCGGGTCTCGCCGCGTTCGCGTACCTCGAGACGCTCGACGCGTCCTTCTCGCTCGACGGCGTCCTCGGCGCTTTCGCGATATCGGCCGACCTCGTCCTCATCGCGATCGGCCTCGGCGTCGGCGGGCTGTACGTCCGCTCGCTCACCGTGTACCTCGTCCGTCACCGCGCGATCCGCACGCTGCCCTATCTGACGCACGGCGCCCAGTGGGCCGTCCTGGTCCTGGCCGTGGTGCTGCTCGCCGGCACGACGGTGCGGATTCCCGAATGGGTGCCCGGCGTCGTGAGCGTGAGCATCATCGGCGCGTCGCTCGTGTCGTCCCTGCGGACTCGCCGCTCCGGCAGCACGGCTCAGGTGTGA
- a CDS encoding ABC transporter ATP-binding protein: MSEERAAIRRSAPPASPFGRGPHAGFGMPVQKAKDFKGTLRRLTGYLTPHRAAIGVVLAAGVVSTLFSVLGPKLIGTATTTIFEGYLRQRQASGGIDWDALGGIVRLLGALYVTSAFFQYLQQYVMSGVAQRTVYALRRDVEAKFARLPLRFFDARTHGEILSRAVNDLDNISSTLQQNLTQLITSALTVIGIVVMMLTISKVLTAVVVLTLPLSVLVVSRIARRSQGFFVRQQQALGELNGHVAEMYSGHAIVTAFGHEGRAVDRFRALNEKYHDSAWRAQFVTGVMFPITMFIGNLGYVAVAVIGGYMVTRRIIAIGDVQAFIQYSRQFTMPISQLSSIANTVQLTVASAERVFELLDELEEPAETPAASLPVPPVGEVRFEHVAFSYKPEAPLFDDVTLTVTPGQTVAIVGPTGAGKTTLVNLMMRFYDVNGGAIRVDGVDVRDLGRGELRRTFGMVLQDTWLFSGTIRDNIAYGRDGADDEAVVAAARAAQADHFIRTLPENYATLVNEEASNLSQGQKQLLTIARAFLADPPILILDEATSSVDTRTEVLIQEAMARLMHGRTTFVIAHRLSTIRNADVILMMEHGRIVERGTHDSLLAAGGRYAALYRSQFSGAAAPSGTAEGAAAAAVG; encoded by the coding sequence GTGAGCGAGGAGCGCGCCGCGATTCGCCGCTCGGCGCCGCCCGCGAGCCCCTTCGGTCGCGGGCCGCACGCCGGGTTCGGCATGCCGGTCCAGAAGGCCAAGGACTTCAAGGGGACCCTGCGCCGTCTCACGGGCTACCTGACGCCCCACCGGGCCGCGATCGGCGTCGTGCTGGCCGCCGGCGTCGTCTCGACCCTGTTCAGCGTCCTCGGTCCGAAGCTGATCGGGACGGCCACCACCACGATCTTCGAGGGCTACCTGCGGCAGCGGCAGGCGTCCGGGGGCATCGACTGGGACGCCCTGGGCGGCATCGTGCGCCTGCTGGGGGCGCTCTACGTGACCAGCGCGTTCTTCCAGTACTTGCAGCAGTACGTGATGTCGGGCGTGGCCCAGCGCACGGTGTACGCGTTGCGGCGGGACGTGGAAGCCAAGTTCGCGCGCCTGCCGCTCCGGTTCTTCGACGCCCGGACCCACGGCGAGATCCTCAGCCGGGCCGTGAACGACCTCGACAACATCAGCAGCACGCTGCAGCAGAACCTCACGCAGCTCATCACCTCCGCCCTGACCGTCATCGGCATCGTCGTCATGATGCTGACCATCAGCAAGGTCCTGACGGCCGTCGTGGTGCTGACGCTGCCGCTGAGCGTGCTGGTCGTGTCGCGCATCGCCAGGCGCTCGCAGGGGTTCTTCGTGCGCCAGCAGCAGGCGCTCGGCGAGCTGAACGGCCATGTCGCCGAGATGTACTCGGGCCACGCGATTGTCACCGCCTTCGGGCACGAGGGCCGGGCCGTCGACAGGTTCCGGGCCCTGAACGAGAAGTACCACGACAGCGCCTGGCGCGCGCAGTTCGTCACCGGCGTCATGTTCCCGATCACGATGTTCATCGGGAACCTGGGCTACGTGGCGGTCGCCGTCATCGGCGGCTACATGGTCACCCGCCGCATCATCGCCATCGGCGACGTCCAGGCGTTCATCCAGTACAGCCGGCAGTTCACGATGCCCATCTCGCAGCTGAGCAGCATCGCCAACACCGTGCAGCTCACGGTGGCGTCGGCCGAGCGGGTGTTCGAGCTGCTCGACGAGCTCGAGGAACCCGCCGAGACGCCGGCGGCGTCCCTGCCCGTGCCGCCCGTCGGCGAAGTGCGCTTCGAGCACGTCGCCTTCAGCTACAAGCCGGAGGCGCCGCTCTTCGACGACGTGACGCTCACGGTCACGCCCGGCCAGACGGTGGCCATCGTGGGCCCCACCGGCGCCGGCAAGACCACGCTCGTGAACCTGATGATGCGCTTCTACGACGTCAACGGCGGCGCCATCCGCGTGGACGGGGTGGACGTCCGCGATCTCGGGCGCGGCGAGCTCAGGCGCACCTTCGGCATGGTCCTGCAGGACACGTGGCTCTTCTCGGGCACGATCCGCGACAACATCGCCTACGGCCGCGACGGCGCCGACGACGAGGCGGTCGTGGCGGCCGCGCGCGCCGCCCAGGCCGACCACTTCATCCGCACGCTGCCCGAGAACTACGCCACGCTCGTCAACGAGGAGGCGTCGAACCTGTCGCAGGGGCAGAAGCAGCTGCTCACGATCGCCCGCGCGTTCCTGGCCGACCCGCCGATCCTCATCCTCGACGAGGCGACGAGCAGCGTCGACACGCGCACCGAGGTCCTCATCCAGGAGGCGATGGCCCGGCTCATGCACGGCCGCACGACCTTCGTCATCGCGCACCGGCTCTCCACGATCCGCAACGCCGACGTGATCCTCATGATGGAGCACGGCCGGATCGTCGAGCGCGGCACCCACGACTCCCTGCTGGCGGCGGGCGGCCGCTACGCGGCGCTGTACCGCAGCCAGTTCAGCGGCGCGGCGGCCCCGTCCGGGACCGCCGAAGGCGCCGCGGCCGCGGCAGTCGGATAG